Within Nosocomiicoccus ampullae, the genomic segment CGCATTCGATTGGTCAAAATCAACGCATCTATAAACTCGTGAGTTTGTTTATTGCGATTTTTCTTGCAGCAATTTCTGTCGCACTTGTAGGAAATATAATTTTCTTAGGCATGCTTGTACCCCATATGGTGAAGATGATTGTCGGACATTTGCATAAAAAGGCACTCATTTTTACAGCAATATTAGGTGGCGTATTTTTTGTATTAGCGGATATGTTCGCGAGAATGTTCAGTGAAATGCCAGTTAATGCCGTGATCGCAATGATTGGCCTCCCGTTCTTTATCTATATCATTAGAAGAAGGGGGCATACGTATGCGTAATGGTGTTAAGATTTTAATTCTTGTTATACTAATTTTTGTAACAATCGTACTCACCTTAACAACAGGTACGTTTAAGATGTCATTCATAGACATTTGGAACTTAATGACGGGGCAGGCAACTAGCAAAGTCGCACTTGTATTTTATAAATTTAGAATGCCGAGACTCATCATCACGCTCGTATGTGGTGCAGCGCTTGCGTTATCTGGGCTTATCTTACAAGTCGTTTCGAAAAATCCATTATCAGATCCAGGGATTATAGGTGTAAACGCAGGTAGTGGATTTGGAGTGGTATTATTTATTGCCTTCGTTGCTGGAAATAGTGGTGTGAACCATTTATACACACTACCACTAATGAGTTTCATTGGTGGATTACTTACAGTGCTACTCGTTTTCGCGTTATCGTTTGTTGGTGGTAAATTCTCAAGCAACACATTTATTCTAATTGGAGTTGCAACAGCACTTGGTGTCACTGGGTTTGTGTATGTATTTACGTCGATGTTTGATAACACACAAATGGATATGCTGAACCGATTCTTTGCAGGAAATATTTGGGGAGATACATGGGAGTTTGTCATTGTGACGATTCCATATATTGTAATCATCATGATAATTACGCTGTTTAGAGTACGCGAGATGTCGATGATGTCACTTGATGACGATATGCTCACAACACTAGGTATGCATGTCACACGTGAGAAGATTATTTTAATTGTTTTAGCAGCACTACTATCGAGTATCAGTGTGAGTGTTGCGGGGTCGATTTCATTCATTGGACTCATTGCACCACACATTGCACGCATGATGTTTAAAATTGATATGAAAATTATATTTGTGGGAACGTTATTAATCGGTGCGTTTCTCTTAAGTTTTGCTGATTTTGTCGGTAAGACGATCGCTGAACCACTCATCATTCCAGTTGGAATTGTCGTGTCACTCATTGGAGGACCATACTTCTTGTATTTGTTATTCAGAGGGAAAACAATATAAAGAGTAAGGAAGAGATGATTTCGCAAGTAAGAACATCTCTCCACACAGACTTTCGATTTACGAAAATATTTCTTTACATTAAAGAGATGTTTCTGTATAGTTAACTTATGGTAATGAATATTCAATTTAGATGTAGTGTTATTTAATAGATTCACTCCTGTAAATTTGAATGTGTTACACAAATTATATTTTATTTATGGAGGTATTCTATTATGAATAACGGTACAGTTAAATGGTTTAACGCAGAAAAAGGTTTTGGTTTCATCGAGAGAGAAGACGGAGACGATGTATTCGTACACTTCTCAGGTATTGCTGGTGAAGGTTACAAAACTTTAGAAGAAGGACAAAATGTTGAGTTCGAAATCACTGAAGGTGACCGCGGACCACAAGCTACAAATGTAGTTGTTCAATAATTTTGAAATTAGTAACTAAATATATAGTTCAAAAAAGCTGTAATGAGAATCCTCATTACAGCTTTTTATTTTACGCTTCTTCTAAATCTAAATCAGGATATACATTATATTCTTCACTTTCATTTTCAGTGTTTAAAAGCGGTTCGAATTTTGCAGTGAGTACTTCTGGTGTTCCGTTAAATGCATAGTATACTTTACCTGTAATTTCTTCACCAGGTGCGATTTCTCTTAATATAGAGTCATCTAAATCGTAATACGTCGCCTCTTTATCATTCACTTGTACAGATACGTCACGCCCTGCTGGGAATGGTTGTTCTGTATTGTTTTTATAATATAATTCAAGTTCTAATACGTACTCAAATGATTCAAAATGATCCTCGATACGCTCATCAGTTAATTGTGAAGACTTTATCGTAAAATCGATGCCGTCAATTGTTACAACGTCACCAATATCGTGGCGCGTATCGTTTTCAAGTTTCTTTTCAGGAGACACTTTGACTTCTTTTACTTCAGTTTTCGGCTCTTCTTTTTCTGCCACTTCTTCACTATTTTCACTCGTACAACCTGCGAGTAATGATACGGCTAAAATGCTTAATAATAGTCTTTTCATACTTTTCTCCTACTCGTTTAATTATTAAAATTATGGTATCATTCTTTTAAATGAGAAACAAATGAGAGTGGTAGTATGACGGAGGTTGTCGTTACTTTAAGTAGTCATAATTTAGATGAGTTACATGACGAACTTAAAGTACTTTTTTCTGAGCGTGATAACTTTGATATAATAGAGTTCCGCGGTGACTATTTTGAAGATGATGAGGATATTATCGACGCATTGAGTGGTTTATCTGAATCCGATAAAAAAATTCTTTATACATATAGAACGAAAAGTGAAGGTGGATATGGGGATGATGATAATTATATCGATCATTTAAACTATATACTTCACCATGCGAGATTTGATATCATCGATATTCAGTACAATTCATACCGAGATATGGAATTTATCTTCTCGCTAAAATCTCGCGGAATTAAAGTGTTATTTAGTCATCATGATTTTGAAAAGACGCCAAGTGAAAAAGAAATCGCGTCTATTCTAGAAGGTATGAATGACTATTTTCCAGATTATTATAAGCTTGCGTATATGCCAAATAATAGCGAAGATGTTGAGTTATTGTTTGAAATGTTGAAACGCTATAAAAAAGAGTATGGAAATGTGATTATAACTATCGCGATGGGGGAATTAGGTAAAATAACAAGAGTTGCAACATATCCTTATAACTCTGCATTTACTTATGGATGCTTAAATACTCCACAGGCCCCAGGGCAAGTCGAAATAAAAATGTTAAGAGAGGTATATGAATAGTAAATGAATAAATTTTATGAGTACAAAAAATGTACAACGTGTCGTAAAGCTAAGAAGTATTTAGAAGAACAAGGTGTCGATTTAGAAGTGATTGATATGGTTGAAGAACCACCTTCAGAATACGAATTAAAAGACATTATCAGTAAAGCTGATAATTATGAAATTGATCAGTTCTTTAATACACGTGGTAAAGTATACAAAGAACTTGGTTTAAAAGAAAAACTTGATGACTTATCGTTTGATGAAAAAATCGAGTTATTAACGAGTAACGGCATGCTAATTAAACGTCCAATGCTTGTCACTGAAAAAGGTGTTATACTCGGCTTTAAAGAAGAAAAATACGACGAGTTACTCGAATTATAATATTAAGTTTTGATTTGTTTATATTCATAAAATATGAGATACTAAATGTAGTAGGATATATAATATAGGGGGTTTTTGTTTTGGTAACACCAAACAACTTAAAGTATTCAGAAGATCACGAATGGGTAAAGGTTGACGGTGATACTGTAACTATCGGTATTACTGAGTTTGCTCAATCAGAATTAGGAGACATCGTATTCGTTGAATTACCAGACGAAGGTGATGAACTTGAAAAAGGTGAAGACTTCGGTTCAGTAGAATCAGTTAAAACTGTTTCTGAACTTTATGCACCAGTATCAGGTGAAGTTATTGAAATTAACGAAGAGCTTGAAGATAGCCCAGAGCTAGTAAACGAATCTCCATACGAAGAAGCTTGGATGTTAAAAATTAAACTTTCAGATGAGTCACAACTTGACGAATTAATGGATGCTGCTGCATACGACGAAATGATTGGACAATAATTCTTTATAAAACTCTAGACAGCTGTCTAGAGTTTTTTCTTTCGAGAAAGGTATTTTATATGAGACATAAAATCACAGAAGAAGCATTAAATGAAATAGTGAATAGTAGTGGTGTAAATGTCATTTACGGATATACGTCGATGTGTGCAACGTGTAAGCTCGCAGAATCATTTTTAGATCTTGCGGTTCAAGTTGTCCCACTAAATGTTACAAAAATTGATTTAAACTACTATGAATCTTTTATAAAACAATATAAAATTCATAGTGTACCGGCCTTACTTATATTTAAAGACGGAACTTTACAAGAAGAAGTTTATGCATTTGAGTCGGTGACTAAAATTGTCGAAATATTTAAAAATTATGTTGACAATAAAAATATGCAATGATATTATTAATCAAACTTAATAATTCTTATCCAGAGTGGTGGAGGGAAGTGCCCAATGAAACCACGGCAACCGTCTATTTAGACAAGGTGCCAATTCACTGAATGATCGATGGATCATTCGAAGATGAGAAGCGATACGTAAAAAGCTTACTCATCTTTTGAGTAAGCTTTTTTAATGGAGGAATCTACTAAATGATTGATATTAAAAATGTCAATAAAATATTTAAAACAAAAAATAAGACAGTTACAGCTGTCGATGACGTATCGCTAAATATTCATAAAGGTGAAATATTTGGCATCATTGGTTATTCTGGCGCTGGTAAATCCACTTTGATTCGTTTGTTAAACGGTCTTGAAACACTTTCAAGTGGTGATATTGTGATTGGTGATGACACTATTAACAAACTATCAAAGAAAAATTTGAGAAAAAAACGTCAAAAAGTTTCAATGATTTTCCAACATTTCAATTTACTTTGGTCACGCACAGTATATGAAAATATTCGTCTCCCCCTTGAAATCGCTGGCGTGCCTAAAAACGAAATGGATCGTAAAGTATCAGAATTAATCCGACTGGTTGGACTTACGGGAAGAGAACACAACTATCCGAGTGAACTTTCTGGCGGACAAAAACAACGTGTTGGTATTGCACGTGCATTATCCAATGATCCAGAAGTATTACTATGTGACGAGGCAACGAGTGCATTAGACCCACAGACGACTGATGAGGTTCTCGATTTACTCGTAAAAATTCGTCAAGAACTCGGTCTAACGATTGTCATGATTACACATGAAATGCAAGTCATCAGAAAAATTTGTGACCGAGCTGCAGTAATGGAAGATGGTAAAGTCATCGAGGTCGCACCAATCATTGAATTATTCCAAAACCCTAAGTCTTCCGTGACAAAACGATTTGTACAAGATGAACTTGAAGATGAGGATATTGATGTACAAATTAAAACAATTAAAGAAAGTTTTCCAAACTCAACCGTTCTTAAACTTGGTTTTGTTGGTACAAAAGCAAATCGTCCAGTTGTATCTCAAGTCATTAAAGAATACGATCTTGATTTAAACGTACTTTCTGGAAATATTAAACAAACGAATGATGAGTCATATGGACACCTCTATATCGCTACTGAAGTCGATAGTGAAAAACTGGATGAGATTATTGATAAGTTTGAAAGTGAGAAAGTCTCTGTGGAGGTGGTCAAATGAACGAGATAAAAGAAATGTTTAGCTTTGAACATGTGAAACTCGATGTACTATGGCAATCGACTGTAGAGACACTCACTATGACAGGTATTGCGACACTATTTTCTTTTGTATTCGGAATTATATTAGGTATTATTTTATTCCAATCATCAAAAAGCAAAACTAAAGCATCAAAACCAGTATACGGTGTTACATCGTTTGTCGTGAACTTATTCCGTGCAATTCCATTTATTATTTTAATCATCTTACTCATACCATTTACTAAAGCACTTATGGGAACGATGATGGGTGTATGGGGTGCGATGCCAGCACTAATTATTGGATCGTCACCATTCTACGCAAGACTTGTTGAAATTGCTTTAAAAGAAGTGGACAAAGGTGTCATTGAAGCAGCCGAATCAATGGGTGCAAACCAGTGGGAAATCATTCGAAAAGTATTATTACCTGAAGCACTTCCAGCACTAATTTCTGGTATAACAGTCACTGCAATCATGCTAGTTGGTTCAACGGCGATTGCTGGTGTTATCGGTGCAGGTGGACTTGGTAGTTTAGCTTATATGGTTGGATTCACAAGAAGTCAACCAGACGTCACACTAGTCGCAACGATTGTTATTTTAATTATAGTATTTGTAATTCAAATTTTAGGAGATACGATTGCTCGCGCAGTCGATAAAAGATAAAAGGAGACCTAGCTCATGAAAAGATTTTTATTCGCTTTAGTATTATTATTCACTGTGACACTTGCTGCTTGTAATAACTCAGATGATTCTTCTAATGATTCATCAAATGAAGAAGCTTCTAACGATGAAGTAAAAAAATTAACAGTAGTTGCAACACCAGTACCACATGCTGAAATTCTCGAAGAAGCAAAACCATTACTTGAAGATAAAGGCATTGATTTAGACATTAAAGTAGTTAACGACTATAACACACCGAACCAAATGTTAGAAAGTGGCGATGCGAACGCTACATTCTTTGCGCATATTCCGTACTTTAATAACTTACTAAATGAAGGATTCGACTTTGAAAACATTGGTCCAGTACACTTAGAGCCAATCGGTGCATACTCTAACGATTATGATTCATTAGAAGATTTACCAGATGGTGCAAAAGTTTTAATTTCTAACAACTTACCAGACGAAGGACGCGTTTTAAAATTCTTCGTAGACCACGATCTAATCACACTTAAAGATGGTGTTGACCCAATTGAAGCAACGTTAGATGATATCGAAGAAAACCCTCATGATTTCAAATTTGATAATCAAACAGCACCAGAAATCATGGTAAAAGCATATGAAAATAACGAAGGAGACGTATTCTTCATCAACTCAAACTATGCGATTGACTCAGGATTATCACCAAAAGAAGAAGCAATTGAACTAGAAGCGGCAGACTCAGATTACGTAAACGTTGTAATTGTAAGAAGTGAAGACAAAGACGATGAAGCACTAAACACACTTGTTGAAGTATTACAAAGTGACGATATTAAATCATTCATTGATGAAAATTATGACGGTGCTGTAATCTCAGCTGAATAATCAATTTAACATGAACACGGCTTTTATGCCGTGTTTTTTATTTGAATGTTTAAGTGCGTTTATAAAATCTAAATAATTGGGTATATAATTATATGACAAAATTTATGGGGGAAAATTATGGATAATTTCGAGCAA encodes:
- a CDS encoding FecCD family ABC transporter permease gives rise to the protein MRNGVKILILVILIFVTIVLTLTTGTFKMSFIDIWNLMTGQATSKVALVFYKFRMPRLIITLVCGAALALSGLILQVVSKNPLSDPGIIGVNAGSGFGVVLFIAFVAGNSGVNHLYTLPLMSFIGGLLTVLLVFALSFVGGKFSSNTFILIGVATALGVTGFVYVFTSMFDNTQMDMLNRFFAGNIWGDTWEFVIVTIPYIVIIMIITLFRVREMSMMSLDDDMLTTLGMHVTREKIILIVLAALLSSISVSVAGSISFIGLIAPHIARMMFKIDMKIIFVGTLLIGAFLLSFADFVGKTIAEPLIIPVGIVVSLIGGPYFLYLLFRGKTI
- a CDS encoding cold-shock protein; this encodes MNNGTVKWFNAEKGFGFIEREDGDDVFVHFSGIAGEGYKTLEEGQNVEFEITEGDRGPQATNVVVQ
- the aroD gene encoding type I 3-dehydroquinate dehydratase, giving the protein MTEVVVTLSSHNLDELHDELKVLFSERDNFDIIEFRGDYFEDDEDIIDALSGLSESDKKILYTYRTKSEGGYGDDDNYIDHLNYILHHARFDIIDIQYNSYRDMEFIFSLKSRGIKVLFSHHDFEKTPSEKEIASILEGMNDYFPDYYKLAYMPNNSEDVELLFEMLKRYKKEYGNVIITIAMGELGKITRVATYPYNSAFTYGCLNTPQAPGQVEIKMLREVYE
- a CDS encoding Spx/MgsR family RNA polymerase-binding regulatory protein; amino-acid sequence: MNKFYEYKKCTTCRKAKKYLEEQGVDLEVIDMVEEPPSEYELKDIISKADNYEIDQFFNTRGKVYKELGLKEKLDDLSFDEKIELLTSNGMLIKRPMLVTEKGVILGFKEEKYDELLEL
- the gcvH gene encoding glycine cleavage system protein GcvH; protein product: MVTPNNLKYSEDHEWVKVDGDTVTIGITEFAQSELGDIVFVELPDEGDELEKGEDFGSVESVKTVSELYAPVSGEVIEINEELEDSPELVNESPYEEAWMLKIKLSDESQLDELMDAAAYDEMIGQ
- a CDS encoding thioredoxin family protein, which encodes MRHKITEEALNEIVNSSGVNVIYGYTSMCATCKLAESFLDLAVQVVPLNVTKIDLNYYESFIKQYKIHSVPALLIFKDGTLQEEVYAFESVTKIVEIFKNYVDNKNMQ
- a CDS encoding methionine ABC transporter ATP-binding protein, which encodes MIDIKNVNKIFKTKNKTVTAVDDVSLNIHKGEIFGIIGYSGAGKSTLIRLLNGLETLSSGDIVIGDDTINKLSKKNLRKKRQKVSMIFQHFNLLWSRTVYENIRLPLEIAGVPKNEMDRKVSELIRLVGLTGREHNYPSELSGGQKQRVGIARALSNDPEVLLCDEATSALDPQTTDEVLDLLVKIRQELGLTIVMITHEMQVIRKICDRAAVMEDGKVIEVAPIIELFQNPKSSVTKRFVQDELEDEDIDVQIKTIKESFPNSTVLKLGFVGTKANRPVVSQVIKEYDLDLNVLSGNIKQTNDESYGHLYIATEVDSEKLDEIIDKFESEKVSVEVVK
- a CDS encoding methionine ABC transporter permease, whose translation is MNEIKEMFSFEHVKLDVLWQSTVETLTMTGIATLFSFVFGIILGIILFQSSKSKTKASKPVYGVTSFVVNLFRAIPFIILIILLIPFTKALMGTMMGVWGAMPALIIGSSPFYARLVEIALKEVDKGVIEAAESMGANQWEIIRKVLLPEALPALISGITVTAIMLVGSTAIAGVIGAGGLGSLAYMVGFTRSQPDVTLVATIVILIIVFVIQILGDTIARAVDKR
- a CDS encoding MetQ/NlpA family ABC transporter substrate-binding protein produces the protein MKRFLFALVLLFTVTLAACNNSDDSSNDSSNEEASNDEVKKLTVVATPVPHAEILEEAKPLLEDKGIDLDIKVVNDYNTPNQMLESGDANATFFAHIPYFNNLLNEGFDFENIGPVHLEPIGAYSNDYDSLEDLPDGAKVLISNNLPDEGRVLKFFVDHDLITLKDGVDPIEATLDDIEENPHDFKFDNQTAPEIMVKAYENNEGDVFFINSNYAIDSGLSPKEEAIELEAADSDYVNVVIVRSEDKDDEALNTLVEVLQSDDIKSFIDENYDGAVISAE